From Vanrija pseudolonga chromosome 1, complete sequence, a single genomic window includes:
- the LACBIDRAFT_191230 gene encoding Mitochondrial glycine transporter, with the protein MGTVRTKADIKAQHHLLSGAISGLTSAVCLQPLDLLKTRLQQGYDVGRKSHRLTPVVRQVLAEDGVRGLWRGTVPTVVRNVPGVAIYFYMLSSIRYELGRVPFFKTVVESTDGKKRSALSKLSATGNLVAGAVARTSVGFVLNPVTIIKARFESNAYKEYRSVTGAFRDIVSKAGFRGLFQGFTATAVRDAPYAGIYVVFYEKCKELAGRALALRPELGIPNAALHSGSAVTASVLATVITSPADCVKTRMQVAPAANPNIGSAVSHIYRDSGLKGFFSGSSLRISRKAASSAIAWTVYEGLLLVFHTRDAARKAAPL; encoded by the exons ATGGGAACGGTGCGCACCAAGGCCGACATCAAGGCGCAGCACCACCTCCTCTCGGGCGCCATCTCGGGCCTCACCTCTGCCGTCTGCCTCCAgccgctcgacctcctcaagACCCGCCTGCAGCAGGGGTACGATGTGGGGCGGAAGAG CCACCGGTTGACGCCCGTCGTGCGCCAGGTGCTTGCGGAagacggcgtgcgcggcctcTGGCGCGGTACAGTGCCCACCGTGGTTCG CAATGTCCCCGGCGTCGCCATCTACTTCTACATGCTCAGCTCGATCCGGTACGAGCTCGGCCGGGTGCCGTTCTTCAAAACCGTGGTGGAGAGcaccgacggcaagaagcgctcggcgctgtcCAAACTCAGCGCGACGGGCAacctcgtcgctggcgcAGTCGCGCGCACGTCGGTCGGGTTCGTGCTCAACCCCGTGACGATCATCAAGGCACGCttcgag aGCAACGCGTACAAGGAGTACCGGAGCGTGACTGGCGCCTTCCGGGACATTGTGTCCAAGGCTGGCTTCCGCGGCCTGTTCCAAGGCttcacggcgacggcagtcCGCGACGCGCCCTACGCAGGCATCTACGTCGTCTTCTACGAGAAGTGCAAGGAGCTGGCTG GAcgagccctcgccctccgcccaGAGCTCGGCATCCCCAACGCGGCGCTCCACTCGGGATCTG CCGTGACTGCCTCGGTCCTTGCCACGGTCATCACCTCCCCTGCAGACTGCGTCAAGACCCGCATgcaggtcgcgccggccgccaaCCCCAACATTGGCAGCGCCGTCTCTCACATCTACAGG GACTCTGGCCTCAAGGGCTTCTTCTCCGGATCATCATTGCGCATCTCCCGCAAAGCTGCAAGCAGTGCCATTGCTTGGACAGTCTACGAaggcctcctccttgtctTCCATacccgcgacgccgcccgcaaGGCGGCCCCATTGTAA